A single window of Anopheles moucheti chromosome 2, idAnoMoucSN_F20_07, whole genome shotgun sequence DNA harbors:
- the LOC128296933 gene encoding solute carrier family 35 member F6 codes for MAWSQKQFIFALTMVVTGSINTLSTKWADNIESEGSDGQVRRFVHPFVQACAMFLGEFLCLLAFKAVYYHLRRKNNGAEDRHDLVQGNREFSPFILFVPAMCDMLATSIMYVGLNLTYPSSFQLLRGSVIIFVAILSVAFLNRTLVKREWFGIAFIMVGLVVVGMSDVLSNDNTGSQYTRNNVITGDLLIILAQIITAVQMVYEEYYVTALNIPALQAVGWEGFFGFSVLGSLLLPMYFIHVMYPFNSNAHGVLEDLPDALAQLANNYQLIIAISGMIVSIAFFNFAGISVTKEISATTRMVLDSVRTLVVWMVSLLLVWQKFHYLQLIGFAGLLFGMCLYNDIIVLQTYRRVKVALLLRIGRQSTDRMSEVIINRQADEPDR; via the exons atggcctGGTCGCAAAAGCAATTCATATTCGCGCTTACTATGGTCGTGACGGGCTCGATAAACACGCTCAGCACAAA ATGGGCTGATAATATCGAATCCGAAGGTTCGGATGGACAAGTACGAcgatttgtgcatccgttcgTGCAGGCGTGTGCAATGTTTCTCGGAGAGTTTCTTTGTTTACTTGCATTCAAAGCCGTTTACTATCATCTGCGCCGTAAGAAC AATGGTGCCGAAGATAGACACGATCTCGTACAGGGCAATCGTGAGTTCAGTCCCTTCATCTTATTTGTGCCGGCCATGTGCGATATGCTGGCGACCTCCATTATGTACGTCGGGTTGAATCTGACCTACCCCTCTAGTTTCCAGTTGTTAAGAG GTTCGGTCATAATCTTTGTTGCAATACTGAGTGTCGCATTCTTGAACCGTACGCTAGTAAAACGCGAATGGTTCGGAATTGCCTTTATCATGGTCGGCCTGGTCGTGGTCGGAATGTCCGATGTGCTATCGAACGACAATACGGGTTCACAGTACACCAGGAACAATGTCATCACAGGCGATCTGCTTATTATACTGGCCCAAATCATTACGGCGGTTCAGATGGTGTACGAGGAGTACTACGTAACCGCATTAAACATTCCAGCACTGCAAGCAGTGGGATGGGAAG gGTTCTTCGGCTTTTCCGTGCTTGGTTCTCTCCTGCTGCCCATGTACTTTATTCACGTGATGTATCCGTTCAACAGCAATGCGCACGGTGTGCTGGAGGATTTGCCTGATGCGCTCGCACAGCTGGCAAACAATTATCAGTTAATTATCGCTATCAGTGGCATGATCGTATCGATTGCGTTTTTCAACTTTGCCGGCATTAGTGTGACGAAGGAAATCTCTGCCACCACGCGGATGGTACTCGATTCAGTCCGAACGCTTGTCGTGTGGATGGTTTCATTACTGTTGGTTTGGCAAAAGTTTCACTACCTGCAGCTGATTGGGTTCGCTGGACTGTTGTTTGGCATGTGCCTGTACAATGATATTATCGTTCTACAAACGTACCGGCGCGTCAAAGTTGCTCTGTTGCTGCGCATTGGACGCCAGTCGACTGATAGAATGAGTGAAGTTATTATTAATCGGCAAGCGGATGAGCCGGACCGTTAG
- the LOC128310441 gene encoding MMS19 nucleotide excision repair protein: MKFPWSHTTVVDMIKNDHKVEEKCRQVTTDIVSGKLSIAEFVEELGPALTHTDASIRAKGTTLLSNVLTDLPVDCLSTSQVDLLCTFYIDRSLDHNSVTPMVLAGIEALTHMTNFPDGAAVRLLRALFERVPCQSQKKPERTLYFRTVLTLSTQKTTEMKEWGVDFVYGVIGAIEGERDPRNLLYLFEHMPSFIQTYPMFHLAEEMFETFACYFPIDFHPNPNDPVAITRETLAELLGNCLCATPEMAGFAVPLLLEKLDSSLIMAKLDSLALLARCLELLDVAKIEEHHDELWTALKKVLFPIGTTSTAEKELLDAAYATVEKLVKNATNSESTVKTLLDKILLSVMGGLTDGSSKQFEPSLRVELSCAKASDYCAVYVIEKLVPMLLAQLNTDEHIEARVANVLVDAIQRLCAVCSYWYCIHKLDVGIVGQMHKKLVEIVLQEADTSEQKRSALLALAAVPEMVTSENRYVVYSTIIKILLNAGVKPMQTIAAVQDCLFSFAIRYQQEVKTVVLEKLIANDYATVDSAIVQLVFKTLGKFLLYHGYMDKILKFFLSKIFDPENEKLSIVAMDTLIDVVESGHSTQLAKAELYVQYKLIDQFFDYSNDRLSSDYLHAMARLIGAVVKQLSVEDQHELILNRLPSLQLQRRSDLYLASGLLGYLDQSVPLVDHFENLVTDLSKLALESDDAKVQDICNRLLCSLFNRMPDDEHHRGVLKRLLKTIRTELKKHNHQAVVILGWIGKGLIARGHAEAGEIVDDIADLLDHPTLAHVAALAFEILSIEFPQLHLPLLRNLFKQKLFVWIMNKLEKRMEQYAVSHLKALAFVLAATPHAVLKMNLSKVGPVLLKCLAQDDDKTILEALTIVLRFTRDHDAFIQDHLQTLIPLLLKLTVRESSMKIRIDALECMLYVCKYPTFLLLPFKQSTLLALQKPLDDRKRLVRNAAVATRLQWFVVGSTEEAKTDK, translated from the exons ATGAAATTCCCCTGGTCCCACACGACGGTTGTTGATATGATAAAAAATGACCATAAAGTGGAAGAAAAGTGTCGCCAAGTTACAACTG ATATTGTGTCGGGCAAGCTCAGCATAGCGGAGTTTGTAGAAGAGCTAGGACCAGCATTGACTCACACCGATGCTTCGATACGTGCCAAGGGTACTACGCTTCTGTCCAATGTGCTTACGGACCTTCCAGTAGACTGTCTCAGTACGAGTCAGGTAGATCTACTGTGTACGTTTTACATCGATCGTTCCTTAGATCATAACAGCGTTACACCGATGGTACTGGCCGGTATTGAAGCACTGACACACATGACCAACTTCCCTGACGGTGCGGCAGTCCGATTGTTGAGAGCCCTGTTTGAACGAGTTCCGTGCCAAAGCCAGAAAAAGCCAGAACGTACGCTCTACTTCCGCACGgtcctaacgctttccacgcaGAAAACGACCGAGATGAAGGAGTGGGGTGTAGATTTCGTGTATGGCGTAATCGGTGCCATCGAGGGTGAACGAGATCCGCGCAATTTGCTGTATTTGTTCGAGCATATGCCATCGTTTATCCAGACTTACCCAATGTTTCATCTAGCAGAGGAAATGTTCGAAACGTTCGCCTGCTACTTTCCAATCGATTTCCATCCCAACCCAAATGATCCGGTAGCAATAACGAGGGAAACGCTCGCAGAACTATTGGGCAACTGTCTGTGCGCAACGCCCGAAATGGCTGGATTTGCTGTGCCCCTTTTGTTGGAGAAGCTCGATAGCAGCCTGATCATGGCAAAGCTGGATTCGCTTGCACTACTTGCACGCTGTTTGGAGTTATTGGATGTTGCAAAAATCGAGGAACATCATGACGAGCTTTGGACTGCGCTGAAAAAGGTACTCTTTCCGATCGGTACGACATCCACTGCCGAAAAGGAACTGCTCGATGCCGCTTATGCGACGgtggaaaaactggtaaaaAATGCTACTAACAGCGAGTCTACTGTGAAAACTCTCCTCGATAAGATACTGCTCAGCGTAATGGGAGGACTGACGGATGGAAGCTCGAAACAGTTCGAACCGAGCCTGCGTGTCGAGCTGAGCTGTGCAAAAGCGAGTGATTACTGTGCCGTGTACGTTATAGAGAAGCTGGTACCAATGTTACTCGCACAGTTAAACACCGACGAACATATTGAGGCTCGCGTAGCAAACGTACTGGTCGATGCGATACAACGCTTGTGTGCTGTTTGTTCTTATTGGTATTGCATACACAAGCTCGATGTCGGTATCGTGGGACAGATGCATAAAAAGTTAGTCGAAATAGTGCTACAAGAAGcagatacaagcgaacaaaaacGATCGGCTCTATTGGCACTTGCCGCTGTCCCCGAAATGGTAACGAGCGAAAATCGGTACGTGGTGTACAGCACGATCATAAAGATTCTGTTAAATGCGGGAGTTAAACCGATGCAAACGATTGCTGCAGTCCAGGATTGCTTATTCTCGTTCGCCATTCGGTACCAGCAGGAGGTGAAAACGGTCGTGCTAGAGAAGTTGATTGCGAACGATTATGCCACGGTTGACTCAGCGATCGTACAGCTGGTGTTTAAAACGTTAGGAAAATTCTTGCTGTACCATGGTTACATggataaaatattgaaatttttCCTTTCAAAAATATTCGATCCAGAAAATGAGAAGCTCTCTATTGTTGCAATGGACACACTAATAGATGTGGTAGAGAGTGGTCATTCAACGCAACTAGCTAAAGCGGAGCTCTATGTGCAGTACAAGCTGATCGACCAGTTCTTCGATTATAGCAACGATCGTTTAAGTTCGGATTATCTTCACGCAATGGCACGCCTTATCGGTGCCGTAGTGAAACAGCTTTCGGTGGAAGATCAGCACGAATTGATACTGAATCGTTTGCCATCGTTGCAGCTACAACGGCGTTCGGATCTTTATTTAGCTTCCGGATTGCTCGGTTACCTCGACCAAAGTGTACCACTGGTGGATCACTTTGAAAATCTCGTTACCGATCTGAGCAAGCTGGCATTAGAATCGGATGACGCAAAGGTACAAGACATTTGTAATCGACTCTTGTGCAGCTTGTTCAACCGTATGCCGGACGATGAACATCATCGTGGTGTGCTGAAGCGGCTGCTAAAAACCATCCGGACCGAACTGAAGAAACACAACCATCAGGCAGTGGTCATACTAGGATGGATCGGCAAGGGATTGATTGCACGGGGCCATGCGGAAGCAGGTGAAATCGTAGATGACATCGCGGATCTGCTCGACCATCCCACGCTGGCGCATGTTGCGGCATTAGCGTTCGAAATACTGTCGATTGAATTCCCACAGCTACATCTACCGCTGTTGCGCAATCTGTTCAAGCAAAAGCTTTTTGTGTGGATAATGAACAAGTTGGAGAAAAGGATGGAACAGTACGCGGTATCCCATCTGAAGGCATTGGCCTTTGTGCTTGCGGCCACACCACACGCGGTACTGAAGATGAACCTATCGAAGGTTGGTCCGGTGCTGCTGAAATGCCTCGCACAGGATGATGACAAAACGATACTGGAAGCGTTAACAATCGTGTTGCGTTTCACGCGCGATCACGACGCATTCATACAGGATCATCTGCAAACGTTGATACCGCTACTGCTTAAGTTGACTGTACGGGAATCATCAATG AAAATACGCATCGATGCACTCGAATGTATGCTGTACGTGTGCAAATATCCCACGTTTTTGCTGCTTCCCTTTAAGCAAAGTACACTGCTAGCGCTACAGAAACCGCTGGACGACCGGAAGCGCTTGGTGCGAAATGCGGCCGTTGCAACACGCCTGCAATGGTTCGTGGTAGGTAGCACGGAGGAAGCGAAAACCGACAAGTGA
- the LOC128297909 gene encoding MORN repeat-containing protein 4 homolog, producing the protein MMDSIQTGVVKCGGYRYDDGTRYIGDWNQRGQKHGMGSMMFSDGTRYDGAFSNGVCSGLGVMCFPDGAKYEGEFMQGWFHGHGVFWRADGMKYEGEFRGGRIWGLGLITFSDQSHGFPRNEGFFQDCRLVRKKRCPDVINRAQKVALMARAQCDQGS; encoded by the exons ATGATGGACAGTATCCAGACGGGTGTGGTCAAATGTGGCGGCTATCGGTATGACGATGGGACACGCTACATTGGCGATTGGAACCAGCGGGGCCAAAAGCACGGCATGGGTTCAATGATGTTCTCCGACGGTACCCGGTACGATGGTGCCTTCAGCAACGGTGTCTGTTCCGGGCTCGGCGTAATG TGCTTTCCAGATGGTGCCAA GTACGAGGGTGAATTCATGCAGGGCTGGTTCCACGGGCACGGTGTGTTCTGGCGGGCGGACGGTATGAAGTACGAGGGTGAGTTCCGTGGCGGACGCATCTGGGGTCTGGGACTGATTACGTTCAGCGACCAGAGCCACGGATTCCCGCGCAACGAAGGCTTCTTCCAAGATTGTCGGTTGGTGCGGAAGAAGCGCTGTCCGGATGTGATTAATCGTGCCCAGAAGGTGGCCCTAATGGCACGTGCACAGTGCGATCAGGGTAGTTAA